DNA from Chryseobacterium wanjuense:
GAAAATCTGCAATTGGTTGCTAATTTTTATTTAAACGGAAAAGACACCAGAAACAACCCAGGCGTTCGCCGTTTCCACCATGACCACAGTATCGTTGCGAGATATTATAAAAACAAGGAAAGCAAAGGACTTTCGCAGGCCGGTTTCAGCATCAACAACCATTACGGATTCCAGACAGGAGGCGGTTTGAAGGCAAAAGACAACTATATGATAGGAACTTCCATTGCCAACAGACTTTGGTTTTATAACAACAAAATCGGGCTGACTTTAAGAGCGGATGCTGTTTCCAATCCGGGAGCTTATCTGGCGTTCTCCCCTTCTCCGGTTACGAATAATGATTTTAATGATGCGATTGCCAACGGAGAAAAACTAAAAATGTTTCAGGGAACAGCAACGATTGATATTATGCCGAACCAATTTTTCACTTTCAGACTCGAATATGGATTCAGAAAAAGCAATATCCCGTATTTCGCAGGAAGAGATGGAACGACAAGCCCGGACGGATGGATCGACACGCCTGTTGAATCATGGAGACCGGATCTGAAAAAATCTGACAGCAGAATTACTTTAGGAGTAATTTTCAGATTATAAAAAATTTGATTAAATTTTGATACTTTAAATAAGCCCGGGATCATTGCAATGTTAATTATCTCGGGCTATCAAAACGACCAGCAGTCACAAAATAATTGTAAAATGAAAAAAGCTATTGTCATAGGAATCATGTTAGGGATAATTTTTCCGAAGGCTCAATCTTCGGACTCGTTGAAAAGTGGCAATAAACTTACTGTTTCTGCCTATGCAGAACTTTTTTACACTTATGATTTCAATCGACCGGAAGGCAGCCACCGTCAGGATTTTTTATATTCCTACAACCGTCACAACGAACTTAATCTGAATCTTGGTTTAATAAAAGGGTCCTATCAAAATGATAATTTCCGTGCAAATCTGGCTTTAATGGCGGGAGTTTATGCTGAGGACAACCTTTCTGCGGAAGAAGAAATTTTGCAGTATGTAAACGAAGCCAATGTCGGAATTAAAATTTCAAAAACAAAAAACTTATGGATCGATGCCGGAATCATGCCTTCTCATATCGGTTGGGAAAGTGCTATTGGAAAGGATAATATTAACCTTACAAGAAGTCTTGCAGCAGATAATTCGCCTTATTTTGAAACCGGTGCAAAAATTTCCTACACTTCCGACAACGGAAAATGGTTTGTAAGCGGATTGATTTTAAACGGATGGCAGAGAATCATACAGGCAGAAGGCAATCAAAGCCTTTCTTTCGGGCACCAGATTATCTACAAACCGAATGAAAAAATCACTTTAAACAGCAGTTCGTTCATTGGAAACGACAAAGCAAAAGAAGAGAAAAAAATGCGATATTTTCATGATTTATATGGAAATTTTCAACTGACCAAGCAGTTTTCAGCGACACTTGGTTTCGATATCGGAGCCGAACAAAAAGAAAAAGGAAGTAAAAGTTACAACCTTTGGTACACCCCAAATATTTTGATGAAATATCAACTTACTGATCAATGGGCTTTTGGGGGAAGATTGGAATATTATAATGATAAAAACGGAGTCATCATCAATACCGGAACAGAAAACGGATTTCAGACTTTCGGATATTCTTTTAATTTGGATTATCTGATTTTTAAGAAAGTAATGCTCCGAACCGAAGCCAGAGGATTTACCTCTAAAGATGCTGTTTTTATGAAAAATAATGGATTGAAAACAGGAAATTTCTTCATTACAACGAGTCTTTCGGCTTGGTTTTAATAAGATGGAAGCGGGGTGTTGGATGCAGGAAGTAAAAGCAATTAGTTATTAACTTCCAACCTCCAGCTTCAGACTTCCAGCAATAATTATGTTTCAAAAAATAAAATTAAAAAGAATAAAATCAATGTCATCAGCAAAAGATTTTTTAGAACTGATTCAAAAATCCCGAAAAGGGAAATTTAAGATCTACATCGGGATGAGCGCGGGTGTCGGGAAAACTTTCCGGATGCTTCAGGAAGCCCATTCCCTTTTGCGAAATGGCATCGATGTGAAAATAGGATACATCGAAACTCACGGCAGAGAAGAAACTCAAGCTCTGGTGGATGGACTTCCGGAAATCCCAAGAAAATCTGTTTTTTATAAAGGTAAAAACCTTGAGGAAATGGATGTTCAGGCGATTATCAATGAACATCCTGAAGTAGTTTTGGTTGACGAATTGGCGCATACCAATGTGGAAGGTTCGAAGAATAAAAAAAGATGGCAGGACGTGCTGGAGATTTTAGAAAGCGGAATTAACGTCATCAGCGCGATGAATATTCAGCATATTGAAAGTTTGAATGAAGAGGTAAAAAAAATCACCGGGATTGAAGTGGCAGAGCGGGTTCCCGATAAAATTTTAGCGTTGGCTGATGAAGTTGTGAATATTGATTTAACGGCTGATGAGCTCTTAACCAGACTCAAAGAAGGGAAAATTTATAAAAAAGAAAAAATACAGACTGCTTTAAATAATTTTTTTCAAAGCGGACATATTTTGCAGCTCCGCGAGCTGGCCTTGAAAGAAGTGGCTACCCACGTTGAGAAAAAGGTAGAAACAGAAATCAAAACTGAAAATTTTAAACCTATAAAATTTCTCGCCTGTATAAGCAGTAATGAAAAAATAGCGAAAAATATTATCCGTAAAACTTCAAGACTGGCAAGTTATTACAACAGCCCGTGGACGGTTTTATACATTCAAAGACCCGCTGAAAATCCTGAAAAAATAGCTCTTGACAAGCAGCGTTATTTGATTAATAATTTTAATTTAGCACAAGAATTGGGAGCGAAAGTGATGCGCGTGAAGGAAAACAGCGTCCACAAAGGTATTCTGGATTATGTCATAGAACACAATATCACAACGGTCTGCATTGGAAAACCTCATGCCCATTTTTTGCAGAGAATCTTCGGCTACAGCTGGATTTATACACTGATGAACCGATTGAACGAAAGGCAGATCGACATTATTATTTTATCTTAAAAAGTGATGAAACTAAAAACGAAACTTACCCTGGGCGTTGGCCTTTTATTCTTCCTGATCGTTCTGCTTTCGGTGATGGGCTCTGTATATATCAACAAATTAAAATCTGACACGGAAAAAATTCTTATCGCCAACTACAACAGTATAGAATTCTCCAAAAACATGCTTTTGGCTTTAGATAAAATAAAATCAGACAGCTTAATTGCCATTAAAGATTTTCAGAAAAACAGTGCTTTACAGGAAAAAAATTTAACAGAGTTTGGTGAAAAAGAAGCGACCCAGAATCTTAATTTACATTTTAAAAATTACCTGCAGCAACCCAGTGACGATAAGGAAAAACTTATTCGTGAAGATCTGGTCACCATCATGTCACTGAATATGAAAGGCATTGAAAGAAAGAGTGATATCGCGATCATCACAGCAGAAAATGCTACTTTTTGGATTGTAAGTCTGGGAACGGTTTGCTTTTTAATTGCTTTTATTTTGCTTTTTAATCTTCCACAGACTATTGCGGAACCTATCAATCAGCTGACCTTCAGTATACGGCAGATTGCGAATAAAAATTATAATGAAAGAGTGCATTTCAAAGGCAGTGAAGAGTTCAACGATCTTGCTAACTCCTTCAATATCATGGCAGAAAAGCTTCAGGAATATGAAAGCAGCACCCTCTCGAAACAGCTGATGGATAAAAAACGTATCGAAACTTTGGTGAACAATATGCATGATGCCGTGATTGGTCTAGATGAAAATCATTTCATCTACATGATTAATGATGAAGCCTTGAAAATCACCAATTTAAATAAAGAAGAAATCATCGGAAAAACAGTTCATGAAGTTGCTGTAAATAATGATCTGGTAAGAGAATTACTCAAAAATATGGATCATCCGGTGAAAGAACCGATTAAAATCGTTACAGATAATAAAGAAAATTATTTCGAACAGGATATCATTCCGATTAATATTGTAAAGACCGGAGAGAAAGAAAAAAAATACATCGGAAGGGTAATTTTACTAAGAAATATTACACCTTTCAAAGAACTTGATTTTGCAAAAACCAATTTTATTGCAACGATTTCCCATGAATTAAAAACTCCTATTTCTGCTATAAAAATGGGTGTTCAGCTTTTAGGAAACCAGAAATTCGGAGAACTGAATGACCAGCAAAAAGAATTATTGAAAAGCATTAACGAAGACGGACAGCGCTTGCTCGACATTACGGGTGAACTATTAAACTTATCTCAAGTTGAAACCGGAAATATTCGCCTGAATATTGAAAATTGTTCGCCAAAAGAAATTGTTCACGCCGCTATAAAAAATGTTGAAAAATTAGCCGAACAGAAAAATATTTCAATCAATTCTCAATTTTCAATTAATGATAATGATTTTGTTTCTGCGGATTTTGACAAAACCGTTTGGGTCATGAATAATTTTCTAAGTAATGCCATAAAACATTCTTTTCAGGATGAAAATATCCATATTTTAGTTGAAAAAATTGATTCAAACATCAAATTCAGCATTACGGATACTGGGAAAGGGATTGATGAAAAATACCATCGTCAAATCTTTGACCGTTATTTTCAGGTTCCCGGCGAACATCAGAACGGAACAGGGCTCGGACTGGCCATTTCTAAAAACTTTATCGAAAAACAACATGGAGAAATTGGGGTAAACAGCTCTCTGAATCAGGGAAGTACTTTTTATTTTTCTTTACCTTTGGCTTAAATAAAATTTTCTAAATTTGAAATAATTCTTCTTTCTATCTAGGACTGAAGGCAAAACGGAGATTCCATAAAACTTATCCACCAAATATCACATATGAAAAATTTAAAAACTATTTTAATCATTTTATTAACATCGCTTATTAATTTTCACATTTTCGGACAAACTTTTACCATCGGTGAACTTGAAAAATTTAACAAGATGGATATGTCTTCATTTAAAAATGAAATCAAAAAACTGAATTATTCATTTTATGATAAGACTGAAAGCCCATACTTTGTCCTGGTAGAATATGACAGCCCCGATTATCAGTATAAAATAGGAAAATTTGAATATGTAACAGACAAAACTGGTGACAGAATTGAGTTTCAGTTCAAGGGAAAAGAGAATTATTCAAAGTATGAAAAGCTGATTCAAAGCTTAGGATATAAGAAAACAGAAACCGGTAAAATTCCGGGAGGAGAAGCTTATGTAGATTATTTCAAAAACAAAGCTCAAATCCGTCTGGTGTCTCCAAGAGAAGAATTGGAAAATGAATTTTTTACTATTTTAGTTTTTAAATAATTAATACCATAAGATTTTATTATTTTTTACTGAATAAAAGAAAGACTGAAAAAATTTTTAGTTCGAGATCATAACAACAATTTAAAATGCCGGATACAATATTTCTTTATTTCCTGATAGCTTCTATTCTCCTTCAGACAATTCTCGGAGTATTTTTTTTCAATCAAAAAAAGAAAATAATATCAGAATTTAAACAAACAGATTCAATAGAATTAGAAAATATAAACGGGGTAATTATTACAGAGAATGGATATTTTCGGAAAAATTTCAAATGGTGTAAATTCGACTTAATGATCAATCAAAATTCAATTTTCCTATTTCCAAAAAACTTTTATTTTATCCCCAATCGTGCGATTAATCTATTATTTTCCTATTCCGACAAAAAAAATACAAAACGTCCTGAACTTTTGAGAGAGTTTAACATTGGAAAACATAGTATTGAACTGGTGTACTACCGTAGATTTTTCTTAGCAGAATATAAAAAAATTTATTTAAAAAACTTAAACCCAGAACAACTTTCCATTTTAGAAAATTCACTAAATGGTAAGAGCAGAAGATTTTATTAATATGAAAATAGAGCTTATCCCCGTTATAGAAATTACAAATTACGATCAGGATATGCCTAAGTTTTGGGGCGGGAGCTTTGCTCCCGCCCCAAAACTTTTTATAAATAACCATTCAGAACAGAATAACAAACTTTGCAATCAAACATTTTAAAATGTATATTTGCAAAAGGGGGGATGAAATAATATTTCATCCCCCCTTTTTTTATTTAATTTAACACAATACGATTTGACATGAAAAACACAATTTCTAATTTTCTTAACCTGCATACAGGAGAAGAAAGTCCTACCCTTGTCCTTGAAAATGTGACGAGTAACGTTTCCTTCCGAGGCGCTAACCTTTGGATTCTGGCATGTGCAATTTTAATCGCTTCAGTAGGTCTTAATGTAAATTCTACAGCGGTAATTATTGGAGCCATGCTTATTTCTCCGTTGATGGGACCTATTGTTGGGGCAGGTTTTGCATTGGCAACATTCAATTTCAGTTTATTAAAAAAATCAATTAAAAACTTAATTATAGCGACAATTGTAAGTCTGGCGGTATCTTCTTTGTATTTTTATCTCAGTCCGTTCAAAGAAGCGCAATCTGAACTTTTGGCAAGAACTTCTCCCAATATTTATGACGTACTTATCGCTTTCTTTGGCGGAGTTGTAGGCGCGATATCCATTACCCGAATCGAAAAAGGAAATCCTATTCCTGGTGTCGCCATTGCTACGGCTCTCATGCCGCCACTTTGTACCGCGGGATTTGGGATTGCGACGGGCAATTTTGCGTTTGTTGCAGGCGCATTTTACCTGTATACGATCAATTGTTTTTTTATTTGTATTTCGACTTTTTTAATTATAAAATTTTTAAAATATCCATCGATACAATCCACCAATAAAGTCTATGAAAAAAGAATCCGATACGGAATTTCGGTATTGATTATTATCATGATCGTTCCAAGCTGTTATCTGGCTTACAATCTCCTTACCGAGAAAAAATACACCCAAAATGTAGAAAAGTTCATCAACAATGAATTTACAAAAAACGGATATACAGTCATTTACAAAAAAGTTGATTACCACACCAATCCAAAATCAATCGAGCTGGCATTTTTATCCAAAACATTCGACAGTGCAGAAATAAAAAAACTGAATACCACCTTAAAAGACTTCGGGATCAACAATACTCATCTGATTATCAAGCAAAATACAACAGATTTGAAAACCGAAATCCTTAATGAAATCAATCTTCAGAAAAACAATATTTCCGAAAAAGATGTTCAGATCAATGTTTTAAAAAATGAATTAAATCAATATAAAATGAATGATCCGGAATTGATCAAAGAGATCAAAATTTTATTCCCGGAAATCAACGAGATAGCTGTTGGAAAAGTTCAAAATTTCTACAAAAAGGATTCTACGGCAGTCGAAACCGCTTTACTTTACAATTCCAACTCTAAAATTGATGAACAAAAACTTCAATCCTGGCTGGAAAATAAATTGAAATCCAATAAAATTATTTTAGTAAATACTAATGTCCAATAGGTTTTTAGAAGAAAATACGGTAATTTAGATCAATAAAAATAAAATGGCCGCAACATTTTTCGCAACACCCCAAGAATTCCGGAAATGGCTGGAAAAACACCATACATCTGAAAAAGAATTATTGGTCGGATTCTACAAAGTCGGAACCAAAAAACCATCTATGACATGGTCTGAATCTGTAGATCAGGCTCTGTGTTTTGGCTGGATCGACGGGGTGAGAAAGTCTATCGATGAACATTCGTACAGCATTCGTTTTACACCAAGAAAACCGACAAGTATCTGGAGCGCCATTAATATTAAAAAAGTTGAAGAACTCACAAAAGCCAGGCTCATGACTCTGGAAGGGCAAAAAGCGTTTGACTTAAGAAAAGAAGAAAAATCTGCCATTTATTCCCACGAAAAAGAACCTGCAACCCTTGACCCTGACTATGAAAAACAGTTTAAAGCCAACAAAAAAGCATGGGAATTTTTTAATAATCAGGCTCCATCTTACAGGAAAGTGATGCTTCATTGGATCATGAGTGCGAAACAGGAAAAAACAAGGCTGTCGAGACTGGAAAAGACGATCAGGGAAAGTGAATTGGGGAAGAGAATATTATAAAAAATTAAAAATGAACAATGATTTACAAAATGAAATGAATTTACATTCAGCAGGAGCAACGGTAAGACATGCTTCTGTTTTTAATCATTTGGAAACTTATAAAAATCAATTTCAGCTAAGCCAGGAATTTATCAATAAATGGGTGCTTCCTTTATACATGAAGATCAGAAATCCTCACGATAATTCATGGATCGATTATATTAAACATCATAAAGATGAGATAACAGAAGAAGTTGTATTAGCACTTCTGGGAGATTTTAACTGGAGAACCAGAACCGTAGGAGCTTATTTTTCTGCAATAAAAAACTATGAGAATCAAATAGATATCATCGGAATTCATTTGCTTAAAAGTGAAGTATGCTACGCCGGAGATGTGTACGCAGTGGTACTTGCATTTTACAACACACCCAAAACCATTGAATATTTAAATCAATATCTGGAATATTATTTACAAAAACCTGAGCTATATTTTGATCAGGAAAGGGTTTTAGAAACCGTTGCATATCTTGATAGTGTAAACAAAACCAATCATCTTTCCAAACATTTGGATCAATGGAACACCATGCTGGAAAGCCGTGGTGAGATTTCCAAAATAAGAACTATTCAAATTGCTAAAATAATTGAAGAGCAGGAAGGTAAAACCAAGGCTCAAAATTTTTTAAATACATTAAATCACGTTATCATAAATCCTGAATTGAGTACTAAACATATTTCTGAACAAATTGTTCTTTTAAATAAATTGAGAGATTTCTTCGCTTAAAATATTGTCATACCTTTGATTTTTCAAGTAATTTTTAAATTTTAAAAAAAATAAATGAATACAGATACACTAGATTTCTGGGTAGGAAATTTCAACAGCGAGGA
Protein-coding regions in this window:
- a CDS encoding DUF6000 family protein, whose product is MNNDLQNEMNLHSAGATVRHASVFNHLETYKNQFQLSQEFINKWVLPLYMKIRNPHDNSWIDYIKHHKDEITEEVVLALLGDFNWRTRTVGAYFSAIKNYENQIDIIGIHLLKSEVCYAGDVYAVVLAFYNTPKTIEYLNQYLEYYLQKPELYFDQERVLETVAYLDSVNKTNHLSKHLDQWNTMLESRGEISKIRTIQIAKIIEEQEGKTKAQNFLNTLNHVIINPELSTKHISEQIVLLNKLRDFFA
- a CDS encoding DUF389 domain-containing protein, with translation MKNTISNFLNLHTGEESPTLVLENVTSNVSFRGANLWILACAILIASVGLNVNSTAVIIGAMLISPLMGPIVGAGFALATFNFSLLKKSIKNLIIATIVSLAVSSLYFYLSPFKEAQSELLARTSPNIYDVLIAFFGGVVGAISITRIEKGNPIPGVAIATALMPPLCTAGFGIATGNFAFVAGAFYLYTINCFFICISTFLIIKFLKYPSIQSTNKVYEKRIRYGISVLIIIMIVPSCYLAYNLLTEKKYTQNVEKFINNEFTKNGYTVIYKKVDYHTNPKSIELAFLSKTFDSAEIKKLNTTLKDFGINNTHLIIKQNTTDLKTEILNEINLQKNNISEKDVQINVLKNELNQYKMNDPELIKEIKILFPEINEIAVGKVQNFYKKDSTAVETALLYNSNSKIDEQKLQSWLENKLKSNKIILVNTNVQ
- a CDS encoding YdeI/OmpD-associated family protein gives rise to the protein MAATFFATPQEFRKWLEKHHTSEKELLVGFYKVGTKKPSMTWSESVDQALCFGWIDGVRKSIDEHSYSIRFTPRKPTSIWSAINIKKVEELTKARLMTLEGQKAFDLRKEEKSAIYSHEKEPATLDPDYEKQFKANKKAWEFFNNQAPSYRKVMLHWIMSAKQEKTRLSRLEKTIRESELGKRIL
- a CDS encoding ATP-binding protein, which codes for MKLKTKLTLGVGLLFFLIVLLSVMGSVYINKLKSDTEKILIANYNSIEFSKNMLLALDKIKSDSLIAIKDFQKNSALQEKNLTEFGEKEATQNLNLHFKNYLQQPSDDKEKLIREDLVTIMSLNMKGIERKSDIAIITAENATFWIVSLGTVCFLIAFILLFNLPQTIAEPINQLTFSIRQIANKNYNERVHFKGSEEFNDLANSFNIMAEKLQEYESSTLSKQLMDKKRIETLVNNMHDAVIGLDENHFIYMINDEALKITNLNKEEIIGKTVHEVAVNNDLVRELLKNMDHPVKEPIKIVTDNKENYFEQDIIPINIVKTGEKEKKYIGRVILLRNITPFKELDFAKTNFIATISHELKTPISAIKMGVQLLGNQKFGELNDQQKELLKSINEDGQRLLDITGELLNLSQVETGNIRLNIENCSPKEIVHAAIKNVEKLAEQKNISINSQFSINDNDFVSADFDKTVWVMNNFLSNAIKHSFQDENIHILVEKIDSNIKFSITDTGKGIDEKYHRQIFDRYFQVPGEHQNGTGLGLAISKNFIEKQHGEIGVNSSLNQGSTFYFSLPLA
- a CDS encoding histidine kinase, coding for MSSAKDFLELIQKSRKGKFKIYIGMSAGVGKTFRMLQEAHSLLRNGIDVKIGYIETHGREETQALVDGLPEIPRKSVFYKGKNLEEMDVQAIINEHPEVVLVDELAHTNVEGSKNKKRWQDVLEILESGINVISAMNIQHIESLNEEVKKITGIEVAERVPDKILALADEVVNIDLTADELLTRLKEGKIYKKEKIQTALNNFFQSGHILQLRELALKEVATHVEKKVETEIKTENFKPIKFLACISSNEKIAKNIIRKTSRLASYYNSPWTVLYIQRPAENPEKIALDKQRYLINNFNLAQELGAKVMRVKENSVHKGILDYVIEHNITTVCIGKPHAHFLQRIFGYSWIYTLMNRLNERQIDIIILS
- a CDS encoding porin, which produces MKKAIVIGIMLGIIFPKAQSSDSLKSGNKLTVSAYAELFYTYDFNRPEGSHRQDFLYSYNRHNELNLNLGLIKGSYQNDNFRANLALMAGVYAEDNLSAEEEILQYVNEANVGIKISKTKNLWIDAGIMPSHIGWESAIGKDNINLTRSLAADNSPYFETGAKISYTSDNGKWFVSGLILNGWQRIIQAEGNQSLSFGHQIIYKPNEKITLNSSSFIGNDKAKEEKKMRYFHDLYGNFQLTKQFSATLGFDIGAEQKEKGSKSYNLWYTPNILMKYQLTDQWAFGGRLEYYNDKNGVIINTGTENGFQTFGYSFNLDYLIFKKVMLRTEARGFTSKDAVFMKNNGLKTGNFFITTSLSAWF